One genomic window of Capricornis sumatraensis isolate serow.1 chromosome 15, serow.2, whole genome shotgun sequence includes the following:
- the MAFB gene encoding transcription factor MafB isoform X2, with amino-acid sequence MAAELSMGPELPTSPLAMEYVNDFDLLKFDDRFSDDQLVSMSVRELNRHLRGFTKDEVIRLKQKRRTLKNRGYAQSCRYKRVQQKHHLENEKTQLIQQVEQLKQEVSRLARERDAYKVKCEKLANSGFREAGSTSDSPSSPEFFL; translated from the exons ATGGCCGCGGAGCTGAGCATGGGGCCCGAGCTGCCCACCAGCCCGCTGGCCATGGAGTACGTCAACGACTTCGACCTGCTCAAGTTCGAC GACCGCTTCTCCGACGACCAGCTCGTGTCCATGTCCGTGCGCGAGCTGAACCGCCACCTGCGGGGCTTCACCAAGGACGAGGTGATCCGCCTGAAGCAGAAGCGGCGGACCCTGAAGAACCGGGGCTACGCCCAGTCGTGCAGGTATAAACGCGTCCAGCAAAAACACCACCTGGAGAATGAGAAGACGCAGCTCATTCAGCAGGTGGAGCAGCTTAAGCAGGAGGTGTCCCGGCTGGCCCGCGAAAGAGACGCCTACAAGGTCAAGTGCGAGAAACTCGCCAACTCCGGCTTCAGGGAGGCGGGCTCCACCAGCGACAGCCCCTCCTCTCCCGAGTTCTTTCTGTGA
- the MAFB gene encoding transcription factor MafB isoform X1 codes for MAAELSMGPELPTSPLAMEYVNDFDLLKFDVKKEPLGRAERPGRPCTRLQPAGSVSSTPLSTPCSSVPSSPSFSPTEQKTHLEDLYWMASNYQQMNPEALNLTPEDAVEALIGSHPVPQPLQSFDGFRGAHHHHHHHHPHPHHAYPGPGVAHEELGPHAHPHHHHHHQASPPPSSAASPAQQLPTSHAGPGPHSAAAATAAGGSGSVEDRFSDDQLVSMSVRELNRHLRGFTKDEVIRLKQKRRTLKNRGYAQSCRYKRVQQKHHLENEKTQLIQQVEQLKQEVSRLARERDAYKVKCEKLANSGFREAGSTSDSPSSPEFFL; via the coding sequence ATGGCCGCGGAGCTGAGCATGGGGCCCGAGCTGCCCACCAGCCCGCTGGCCATGGAGTACGTCAACGACTTCGACCTGCTCAAGTTCGACGTAAAGAAGGAGCCGCTGGGGCGCGCGGAGCGCCCGGGCCGGCCCTGCACGCGCCTGCAGCCAGCCGGCTCGGTGTCGTCCACACCGCTCAGCACGCCGTGCAGCTCGGTGCCCTCGTCGCCCAGCTTCAGCCCCACCGAACAGAAGACTCACCTTGAGGACCTGTACTGGATGGCGAGCAACTACCAGCAGATGAACCCCGAGGCGCTCAACCTGACGCCCGAGGACGCGGTGGAGGCGCTCATAGGCTCGCACCCAGTGCCCCAGCCGTTGCAGAGCTTCGACGGCTTCCGCGGCgcgcaccaccaccatcaccaccaccacccacatcCACACCACGCGTACCCCGGCCCCGGAGTGGCTCACGAAGAGCTGGGCCCGCACGCGCACccgcaccatcaccaccaccaccaagcgtCGCCGCCGCCGTCCAGCGCGGCCAGTCCCGCGCAGCAGCTGCCCACTAGCCACGCCGGGCCTGGCCCGCACTCGGCGGCCGCGGCGACGGCGGCTGGTGGTAGCGGCAGCGTGGAGGACCGCTTCTCCGACGACCAGCTCGTGTCCATGTCCGTGCGCGAGCTGAACCGCCACCTGCGGGGCTTCACCAAGGACGAGGTGATCCGCCTGAAGCAGAAGCGGCGGACCCTGAAGAACCGGGGCTACGCCCAGTCGTGCAGGTATAAACGCGTCCAGCAAAAACACCACCTGGAGAATGAGAAGACGCAGCTCATTCAGCAGGTGGAGCAGCTTAAGCAGGAGGTGTCCCGGCTGGCCCGCGAAAGAGACGCCTACAAGGTCAAGTGCGAGAAACTCGCCAACTCCGGCTTCAGGGAGGCGGGCTCCACCAGCGACAGCCCCTCCTCTCCCGAGTTCTTTCTGTGA